A genomic segment from Nodularia sphaerocarpa UHCC 0038 encodes:
- a CDS encoding Uma2 family endonuclease, which yields MALRCVFGGAAIVPDIAVFRWEHIPREASGRIANRFQTHPDWAIEILSPDQSQAKVLRNLLHCSQNSTELGWLIFPEEASILTIFPNQRVDMLTGADSLPILSNIDLSLTVEQVFSWLTL from the coding sequence TTGGCACTGCGTTGTGTTTTTGGCGGTGCTGCCATAGTTCCTGATATTGCCGTATTTCGTTGGGAACACATTCCCCGTGAAGCATCCGGCAGAATAGCCAATCGCTTTCAAACTCATCCCGACTGGGCAATAGAAATCCTTTCCCCAGACCAAAGCCAAGCCAAAGTTCTCCGTAACCTACTACACTGTTCGCAAAATAGCACAGAACTCGGCTGGTTAATTTTTCCAGAAGAAGCCAGCATTTTAACCATATTCCCAAATCAACGAGTTGATATGCTCACAGGTGCAGACTCGTTACCCATTCTCAGCAACATAGATTTATCCCTAACTGTTGAGCAAGTTTTTAGCTGGCTAACGCTTTAG
- a CDS encoding GTPase family protein, with protein sequence MTKKSDADPKSVDSQQFTEPTDGKTKSGDRAWSNRIANIWNKTTNRLVKLVPVEQVTQTIVQWFSVSEAEVAEILATVRAELPTTEALLIGKPQAGKSSIVRGLTGVSAEIVGQGFRPHTQHTQRYAYPSSELPLLIFTDTVGLGDVNQDTQAVIQDLINDLQESTRRARVLILTVKINDFATETLRQIAEKLRQQYPEIPCLLAVTCLHEVYPPSTADHPEYPPDYEEVNRAFTAIEEAFTGLYDRSVLIDFTLEEDGYHPVFYGLEVLRDSLAELLPEAEAGAIYQLLDDAAGKQLGDIYRDAGRRYILPFSIMAAALAAVPLPFATMPVLTSLQVSMVGLLGKLYGQTLTPSQAGGVVSAIAGGFLAQAVARELIKFVPGFGSVIAASWAAAYTWALGEGACVYFGDLMGGKKPDPQKIQAVMKEAFQKAQQMFKGIKT encoded by the coding sequence ATGACCAAGAAATCCGATGCTGACCCGAAGTCAGTTGATTCTCAGCAATTTACCGAGCCGACTGATGGCAAAACTAAGTCGGGCGATCGCGCTTGGTCAAACCGTATTGCTAATATTTGGAATAAAACCACAAACCGCTTAGTAAAGCTCGTACCTGTAGAGCAAGTAACACAAACTATAGTTCAATGGTTTAGTGTGAGTGAAGCTGAGGTAGCAGAGATTTTGGCGACAGTTAGAGCCGAACTCCCAACCACAGAGGCTTTGCTAATTGGTAAGCCCCAAGCTGGCAAAAGTTCCATTGTCCGGGGCTTAACGGGAGTATCTGCGGAAATTGTCGGTCAGGGATTTCGCCCCCACACTCAACATACCCAGCGTTACGCCTATCCTTCTAGTGAACTACCGTTGCTGATTTTTACGGATACGGTGGGACTGGGAGACGTGAATCAGGATACTCAAGCGGTTATTCAGGATTTGATTAATGATTTACAAGAATCGACTCGTCGGGCTAGAGTCCTGATTTTGACTGTAAAAATCAATGATTTCGCCACCGAGACATTGCGACAAATTGCGGAAAAACTTCGTCAGCAGTACCCAGAGATTCCCTGTCTGCTGGCTGTTACCTGTTTACATGAAGTTTATCCCCCCAGTACAGCTGACCATCCTGAGTATCCACCAGACTATGAGGAAGTCAACCGCGCCTTTACAGCCATTGAGGAAGCTTTTACAGGATTATACGATCGCTCTGTCCTGATTGACTTCACTTTAGAAGAAGATGGCTATCATCCTGTATTTTATGGCTTAGAAGTATTACGGGATTCCCTGGCGGAACTACTTCCAGAAGCAGAAGCCGGTGCAATTTATCAGTTATTAGACGATGCAGCTGGTAAGCAACTGGGTGATATTTACCGGGATGCTGGTCGGCGTTACATTCTCCCATTTTCGATTATGGCAGCGGCCTTGGCGGCTGTACCATTACCATTTGCTACTATGCCAGTTTTAACTTCCTTACAAGTCTCAATGGTGGGTCTGCTAGGTAAATTATATGGGCAAACGCTGACTCCATCACAGGCAGGAGGTGTTGTTAGTGCGATCGCAGGTGGTTTTTTAGCCCAAGCTGTTGCACGAGAGTTAATCAAATTTGTGCCTGGTTTCGGTAGCGTCATCGCTGCTTCTTGGGCTGCTGCTTACACATGGGCGCTGGGAGAAGGTGCTTGTGTTTATTTTGGTGACTTGATGGGTGGTAAAAAACCCGATCCTCAGAAAATTCAAGCGGTGATGAAAGAGGCTTTTCAGAAAGCACAGCAAATGTTTAAAGGTATTAAAACCTGA
- a CDS encoding ComEC/Rec2 family competence protein produces the protein MIQTSGVFICLGFILGLLLTGVPGGGFWVLGFGVVGAVLFGRRRLGRFAQKSENANGKTQAVPSIWQNVPHPRIWLVAGLVGLLATFYFQWRSPQPNENDISTFITAENNGNQQQLVIVRGEVASNPRLTRSQRGQFVLAATQLDEVKNETGPVDVSKGVTGKLYVTVPILQATGLYPGQQIAVTGVLYKPRTASNPGAFDFQKFLKQQGIFAGLTGRQINVLDQYDERKWGWWQVRQRIVRSQVRWLGVPAGPLVSAMVLGSRAVDLPYDIRDLFVKAGLAHTLAASGFHVSLVLGLILQLTRRASKGTQFTFGCLALIIFLSLTGFQPSVLRAVIMGFAALVGLLLKRKVKQFGSLLLAATILLLINPLWIWDLGFQLSFLATLGLIVTVPALVKRLDWLPLAIASLIAVPLAATIWTLPLQLYVFGVMPAYGVLLNIISTPLIATISIGGIISAIAALVWPGGGSALAGVLYYPTDWLIKLVESFNNLPGNSLSVGSISTWQLLGIYAVVISVWLIRWWQKRWWFAGLMAISLVLMPSWYYTNTLFRITVLAAGTEPVVVIQDRGKVTLINSGDQGTGRFTILPFLQQQGVNHIDWAIASNFKYQDSNAWLELLQTLPIKNFYEYSPNVKSTTAIQAIQQEVQKQQGIYQPLAPGQTVNTGSAVAQLINEQLPVLQFQIQGQNWLLVGNVKSQEVEQLYKAGSLLRPQVLWCSPQSLRELVQMFQPQVAIASYGNVDSKTLSELSKNQTQLFFTRDDGAIQWTPNGQFEAFVQASENKSSVF, from the coding sequence ATGATACAGACAAGTGGTGTGTTTATCTGTCTTGGCTTTATTCTGGGATTGCTGTTGACGGGTGTTCCTGGGGGTGGGTTTTGGGTTCTGGGTTTTGGGGTTGTGGGAGCGGTTCTGTTTGGAAGACGCAGATTAGGGCGATTTGCTCAAAAATCAGAAAATGCTAATGGTAAAACTCAGGCTGTTCCTAGTATTTGGCAAAATGTTCCTCATCCTAGAATATGGCTGGTTGCTGGGTTGGTGGGGTTGTTAGCAACTTTCTATTTTCAATGGCGATCGCCACAACCAAATGAAAATGATATAAGTACGTTTATTACGGCGGAAAATAACGGTAATCAACAACAATTGGTGATTGTGCGTGGGGAGGTGGCGAGTAATCCCCGTTTGACTCGTAGCCAACGAGGTCAATTTGTGTTAGCGGCTACTCAACTGGATGAGGTGAAAAATGAAACTGGCCCGGTAGATGTTTCTAAGGGCGTGACAGGTAAATTATATGTGACAGTACCAATACTTCAGGCTACTGGGTTATATCCTGGTCAACAAATTGCGGTGACTGGAGTTTTATACAAGCCGAGAACTGCATCCAATCCTGGTGCTTTCGATTTTCAGAAGTTTCTCAAGCAGCAGGGAATATTTGCTGGTTTGACTGGCAGACAGATTAATGTTCTTGATCAGTATGATGAACGTAAATGGGGATGGTGGCAAGTTCGGCAACGCATTGTGCGATCGCAAGTTCGTTGGTTAGGTGTTCCAGCAGGTCCCCTTGTTAGTGCAATGGTTCTGGGTAGTAGGGCGGTTGATTTACCCTACGATATCCGTGATTTGTTTGTGAAAGCTGGTTTGGCTCACACTTTGGCTGCTTCAGGATTTCACGTTTCTCTGGTCTTGGGTTTAATTCTACAGCTGACAAGGCGGGCATCTAAGGGAACACAATTTACTTTTGGCTGTTTGGCGTTAATTATTTTCCTGAGTTTAACAGGGTTCCAGCCTTCTGTACTGCGTGCTGTAATTATGGGTTTTGCGGCGTTAGTTGGTTTGCTATTAAAAAGAAAGGTTAAACAATTTGGCTCTCTGCTTTTGGCTGCAACTATATTATTGTTGATTAACCCTTTGTGGATTTGGGATTTAGGCTTTCAATTGAGTTTTTTAGCCACGCTAGGGTTAATTGTCACAGTTCCGGCACTTGTGAAACGCTTAGATTGGCTACCACTGGCGATTGCCTCTTTAATTGCTGTTCCTCTGGCTGCTACAATTTGGACTTTACCTCTGCAACTTTATGTATTTGGGGTTATGCCTGCTTATGGTGTGCTACTGAATATCATCAGCACACCTTTGATTGCAACTATTAGTATAGGTGGGATTATTAGTGCGATCGCCGCATTAGTTTGGCCTGGTGGTGGCAGCGCTTTGGCTGGTGTATTATATTACCCTACTGATTGGTTGATTAAATTAGTCGAATCATTTAATAACTTACCGGGTAATTCTCTCAGTGTGGGAAGTATCTCTACGTGGCAGTTACTAGGGATATATGCAGTGGTTATTTCGGTTTGGCTGATACGTTGGTGGCAGAAACGCTGGTGGTTCGCAGGTTTAATGGCTATTAGTTTGGTGCTGATGCCATCTTGGTATTATACAAATACATTATTTAGAATTACCGTTTTAGCAGCAGGTACAGAACCAGTTGTAGTCATTCAAGACCGAGGAAAAGTGACGCTGATTAATAGTGGAGATCAGGGGACTGGACGCTTCACAATTCTACCATTTCTACAACAGCAGGGCGTTAATCACATAGATTGGGCGATTGCTAGTAATTTTAAATATCAAGATAGCAACGCTTGGTTAGAACTGCTGCAAACTTTACCGATTAAAAATTTTTATGAATATTCACCCAATGTAAAAAGTACCACTGCTATTCAGGCAATTCAACAGGAAGTCCAAAAGCAACAAGGAATCTATCAGCCTTTAGCACCCGGTCAAACAGTAAATACTGGTTCGGCGGTGGCTCAGTTAATTAATGAGCAGTTACCTGTTTTACAATTTCAAATCCAAGGTCAGAATTGGCTATTGGTAGGTAATGTTAAGTCTCAAGAAGTGGAACAGCTATATAAAGCGGGAAGCTTGCTGCGTCCGCAAGTGTTGTGGTGTAGCCCTCAGTCTTTAAGAGAGTTAGTACAAATGTTTCAACCACAGGTGGCGATCGCCTCTTATGGTAATGTTGATTCAAAAACTCTGTCTGAATTGAGTAAAAACCAGACACAATTATTTTTTACTAGAGATGACGGCGCTATCCAATGGACACCCAACGGTCAATTTGAGGCTTTTGTTCAAGCATCTGAAAATAAATCTTCGGTTTTTTGA
- the glyQ gene encoding glycine--tRNA ligase subunit alpha, protein MNFQSVISLLHQFWGERGCLIAQPYDIEKGAGTKNPHTFLRALGPEPWSVAYVEPCRRPTDGRYGENPNRFQHYYQYQVLIKPSPDNIQDIYLDSLRVLGIRPEDHDVRFVEDNWEDATVGAWGTGWEVWLDGMEITQFTYFQQCGGIDCRPVSIEITYGLERLVMYLQQVEAITKIDWTDTITYGDVFLQSEIEQCTYNFEGSNPELLLTLFTLYEQEASQLTERGLVVPSLDYVMKCSHTFNLLDARGVISVTERTRYIGRIRHLARKVAHLYVEQRERLGFPLLKGMAV, encoded by the coding sequence GTGAATTTTCAGTCTGTCATTAGTTTATTGCATCAGTTTTGGGGTGAACGTGGTTGCTTAATTGCCCAGCCTTACGATATTGAGAAGGGGGCGGGTACTAAAAACCCTCATACATTTTTAAGGGCGTTGGGGCCGGAACCTTGGTCTGTTGCTTATGTTGAACCATGTCGTCGTCCTACTGATGGTCGTTACGGCGAAAATCCTAATCGTTTTCAACATTATTATCAGTACCAAGTTTTGATTAAGCCGTCACCGGATAATATTCAAGATATTTATCTCGATTCTTTAAGGGTTTTGGGGATTCGTCCAGAAGATCACGATGTCCGGTTTGTGGAGGATAACTGGGAAGATGCGACGGTGGGCGCTTGGGGTACTGGTTGGGAAGTCTGGTTAGATGGGATGGAAATTACTCAATTTACCTATTTCCAACAGTGTGGGGGAATTGATTGTCGTCCTGTATCTATTGAAATTACTTACGGGTTGGAGCGTCTGGTGATGTATCTCCAGCAGGTGGAAGCTATTACTAAGATTGATTGGACGGACACTATTACTTATGGTGATGTTTTTCTGCAAAGTGAGATTGAGCAGTGTACTTACAATTTTGAGGGGTCGAATCCTGAGTTGCTGCTGACACTGTTTACTTTATATGAGCAGGAAGCTAGTCAATTAACTGAGCGTGGGTTGGTTGTACCGAGTTTGGATTATGTGATGAAGTGTTCGCACACGTTTAATTTGCTGGATGCTAGGGGTGTGATTTCGGTGACGGAGAGAACTCGTTATATTGGGAGGATTCGTCATTTGGCTCGGAAGGTGGCTCATCTATATGTTGAGCAACGGGAAAGGTTGGGTTTTCCTTTGCTGAAGGGGATGGCAGTTTAA
- a CDS encoding RelA/SpoT domain-containing protein, which produces MAQRLKRISSIKNKLKRFPEMKLHRMQDIGGCRAILLDNKLIYQLKDEIVNKENFNIIKEYDYIEKPKDTGYKGIHLISEYCGRKESFEGLKIEIQLRSKLQHYWATGVEIIGTFTNQQLKAGIGEQKW; this is translated from the coding sequence ATAGCACAAAGACTTAAAAGAATATCTTCAATAAAAAACAAACTGAAAAGATTCCCAGAAATGAAACTTCATAGAATGCAAGATATTGGAGGATGCAGAGCAATATTATTGGATAACAAATTAATTTATCAATTGAAAGATGAGATAGTAAACAAGGAAAATTTTAATATAATTAAAGAATATGATTATATTGAAAAACCAAAAGATACAGGATATAAAGGTATTCATTTAATATCAGAGTATTGTGGCAGAAAAGAATCCTTTGAGGGATTGAAAATAGAAATCCAACTAAGAAGTAAACTTCAGCATTACTGGGCGACAGGAGTAGAAATAATAGGAACATTTACAAATCAGCAACTAAAAGCAGGTATAGGAGAGCAAAAATGGTGA
- the ureG gene encoding urease accessory protein UreG, protein MSALRVGVAGPVGSGKTALVDALCKALREQYQIAVVTNDIYTQEDAQFLVRSQSLTSDRILGVETGGCPHTAIREDASMNLAAIEQLENQFIDLDLVFLESGGDNLAATFSPELVDLTIYVIDVAAGDKIPRKGGPGITKSDLLVINKIDLAPYVGADLDVMKRDTQKMRGDKPFIFTNLKTQAGLADVIKFVALHIYR, encoded by the coding sequence ATGAGTGCATTGCGTGTTGGGGTGGCTGGCCCGGTGGGTTCGGGAAAGACAGCTTTAGTTGATGCTTTGTGTAAAGCTTTGCGTGAACAGTATCAAATTGCTGTAGTTACCAATGATATTTATACCCAAGAGGATGCTCAGTTTTTAGTGCGTTCTCAGTCCTTGACAAGCGATCGAATTTTGGGAGTGGAAACTGGCGGTTGTCCTCACACAGCAATTCGTGAAGATGCTTCCATGAATTTGGCTGCTATTGAACAATTAGAAAACCAATTTATTGATTTAGATTTGGTTTTTTTGGAAAGTGGCGGCGATAATTTAGCAGCTACTTTTAGTCCCGAATTAGTAGATTTAACAATTTACGTCATCGATGTAGCGGCTGGTGATAAAATTCCCCGCAAAGGCGGCCCCGGTATAACTAAATCTGACTTATTAGTGATTAATAAAATTGACCTTGCGCCCTATGTAGGAGCAGATTTAGACGTAATGAAAAGAGATACTCAGAAAATGCGCGGTGATAAACCTTTTATTTTTACCAATTTAAAGACTCAAGCAGGGTTAGCAGATGTCATTAAATTTGTAGCTTTACATATATACAGGTAG
- a CDS encoding urease accessory protein UreF, whose protein sequence is MDTITLTDANFLYILQLASPGLPVGAYSYSEGLEMLVEKGIISDQDSLKHWLEAELHYGAVQLDAAVMVRSAQSAAMGDISALSHWNMWLSAARETQELRASSWQMGRSLTQLLGKLQPEIMPLVNAVGNPCNYAIAFGIAVAHWQINIQAALLGYLHSWASNLITSGVKLIPLGQTAGQELLLELQPLISTAVGKILALEDDELSCCSWGLSLASMQHETQYTRLFRS, encoded by the coding sequence ATGGACACCATCACCCTCACTGATGCCAATTTTTTATACATATTGCAGTTAGCGAGTCCTGGACTGCCTGTGGGAGCATATAGCTATTCTGAAGGCTTAGAAATGCTAGTAGAAAAGGGCATTATTTCTGATCAAGACAGCCTCAAACATTGGTTAGAAGCAGAATTACATTATGGGGCAGTTCAGTTAGACGCGGCGGTGATGGTAAGATCCGCACAATCGGCAGCTATGGGCGATATTTCAGCTTTATCCCATTGGAATATGTGGTTATCTGCTGCTAGGGAAACCCAAGAATTACGGGCATCTAGTTGGCAGATGGGGCGATCGCTTACCCAATTACTTGGTAAACTACAACCAGAGATTATGCCTTTAGTGAATGCAGTGGGTAATCCTTGCAATTATGCGATCGCTTTTGGTATTGCTGTCGCTCATTGGCAAATCAATATTCAAGCTGCTTTACTAGGATATCTGCATAGTTGGGCAAGTAATTTGATTACATCTGGGGTGAAACTCATTCCCCTTGGTCAAACCGCAGGACAAGAGTTATTACTGGAGTTACAACCATTAATTAGCACTGCTGTAGGGAAAATACTAGCCTTGGAGGATGACGAACTCAGTTGTTGTAGTTGGGGTTTGTCCTTGGCAAGTATGCAGCATGAAACCCAGTATACAAGGTTGTTTAGGAGTTAG
- the ureE gene encoding urease accessory protein UreE: MLTLTQRQAPNPDLAVTLTLELTAEERTRSRHRFETEDGKVVFLRLPRGTLLRDGDILQDETNSSLIRITAKPETVLTVFAQKPLLLMRAAYHLGNRHVPVEMTSSYLRLLPDSVLRTMLEQLGLEITEETLPFQPELGAYGHHHPH; encoded by the coding sequence ATGCTGACTTTAACCCAACGTCAAGCACCTAATCCTGATCTTGCCGTTACTTTGACTCTAGAACTGACAGCAGAAGAACGCACCCGCAGTCGTCATCGCTTTGAAACCGAAGATGGCAAAGTTGTATTTTTGCGTTTACCCAGGGGAACGTTACTGCGAGATGGTGATATTTTACAAGACGAAACCAATAGCAGTTTAATTAGAATTACTGCCAAACCAGAAACAGTATTAACAGTTTTTGCTCAAAAACCGCTTTTATTAATGCGCGCAGCATACCATTTGGGAAATCGCCATGTACCTGTAGAAATGACCTCAAGTTATTTACGCTTATTACCAGATTCAGTTTTACGTACAATGCTAGAACAACTGGGACTAGAAATTACAGAGGAAACCTTACCATTTCAGCCAGAATTAGGCGCTTATGGACACCATCACCCTCACTGA
- a CDS encoding tetratricopeptide repeat protein yields the protein MDKNLVTIYLSIFVGLLSFAVVNVFRQIFKTRRRESALARLRKKLEKEKGTAQEYYELASIYSEKQVFSQAIVLFQKAMKAAEEEEETEDSAPIYNGLGYVYFSQEQYDLAIRQYKEAIKRKPDYVTALNNLGHAYEKKKLTTQALQMYEEALKFAPNNTIAKRRAESLRRLVSV from the coding sequence ATGGATAAAAATTTAGTCACTATTTATCTGTCAATTTTTGTAGGTCTGCTTTCATTCGCCGTTGTGAATGTTTTCCGCCAAATTTTCAAAACTCGCAGGCGTGAAAGTGCCTTAGCAAGGTTACGCAAGAAATTGGAGAAAGAAAAAGGTACGGCGCAAGAATATTACGAGTTAGCCAGTATTTATTCAGAAAAACAAGTATTTTCCCAGGCGATAGTCCTATTTCAAAAAGCTATGAAAGCTGCTGAAGAAGAAGAAGAGACAGAAGATAGCGCCCCTATTTATAACGGACTAGGATATGTTTATTTTAGTCAAGAGCAATATGACTTAGCAATTCGCCAGTATAAAGAAGCTATAAAACGTAAACCAGACTACGTAACAGCACTGAATAACCTGGGACACGCCTACGAAAAGAAGAAATTAACTACTCAGGCGCTACAAATGTATGAAGAAGCCCTAAAATTTGCCCCCAATAACACCATTGCCAAGCGCCGGGCTGAATCATTACGACGCTTAGTGTCAGTTTAA
- a CDS encoding transporter substrate-binding domain-containing protein, which produces MKYRCNRWLALSVAEGLKINPLHLVLSATIFFIVSFSWGLMASAAQMPEIQRRGYLNIAVKDNLRPLGFRDVNGNLQGLEIDLAKRLALDLLGKADAVKFQPVANRDRLSVVLSNKVDLAIARVTATESRARLVSFSVPYYFDGTLIVTKDASVSQLSDLANRKIAVINNSSTIAQVRYYVPKAELVGVDSYQEGRSLTENNTVVAFAADASVLSGWVQQYPQYRLLPTKLSTEPLSVVMPKGLQYDQLRRQVNEAIAKYTAEGWLKERVQYWGLP; this is translated from the coding sequence ATGAAGTACCGATGTAACAGATGGCTTGCCCTGAGCGTAGCCGAGGGGCTAAAAATTAATCCGTTACATCTGGTATTATCCGCTACTATCTTTTTTATTGTCAGCTTTTCCTGGGGATTAATGGCATCTGCCGCCCAAATGCCCGAAATTCAGCGAAGAGGTTATTTAAATATTGCCGTTAAAGATAACTTACGTCCCTTGGGATTTAGAGATGTTAACGGTAATTTACAAGGCTTAGAAATTGACTTGGCGAAGCGTCTGGCGTTGGATTTGTTAGGGAAAGCGGATGCTGTAAAATTCCAACCAGTAGCCAACCGCGATCGCTTGTCTGTAGTCTTAAGCAATAAAGTTGATTTAGCGATCGCTAGGGTAACAGCAACCGAGTCCCGCGCTCGTTTAGTAAGTTTCAGTGTTCCTTACTATTTTGATGGTACGTTAATAGTCACAAAAGATGCCTCTGTGAGTCAGCTAAGTGATTTAGCCAACCGAAAAATAGCCGTAATCAACAACTCCAGCACAATTGCCCAAGTGCGGTACTATGTGCCAAAAGCTGAGTTAGTGGGAGTTGATTCATATCAAGAAGGGCGATCGCTCACAGAAAATAATACAGTAGTAGCATTTGCTGCTGATGCCAGTGTTCTGAGTGGTTGGGTGCAACAATATCCCCAATACCGACTTTTACCAACAAAGTTATCAACTGAACCTTTGTCTGTAGTCATGCCCAAGGGATTGCAGTACGATCAGTTAAGAAGACAAGTAAATGAAGCGATCGCTAAATATACAGCAGAGGGTTGGCTTAAAGAACGTGTTCAATATTGGGGCTTACCTTAA
- the rplT gene encoding 50S ribosomal protein L20: MTRVKRGNVARKRRNKILKLAKGFRGSHSTLFRTANQQVMKALRSSYRDRKKKKRDFRRLWIARINAAARQHGLSYSQLIGNLKKADIQLNRKMLAQLAVLDPASFGKVAELALQAKG, from the coding sequence ATGACCAGAGTAAAGCGCGGTAATGTAGCTCGTAAACGCCGCAATAAAATTCTCAAATTAGCTAAAGGTTTTCGCGGTTCCCATTCAACTTTGTTTAGAACCGCCAACCAACAGGTAATGAAGGCGCTTCGCAGTTCCTACCGCGATCGCAAAAAGAAAAAGCGCGATTTTCGTCGTCTGTGGATTGCTCGGATCAATGCGGCTGCAAGGCAACATGGTTTGAGCTACAGTCAATTAATCGGCAACTTGAAAAAAGCTGATATCCAACTAAATCGCAAAATGTTGGCACAATTGGCAGTTCTCGATCCCGCTAGTTTCGGCAAGGTTGCGGAATTGGCACTGCAAGCTAAAGGATAA
- the rpmI gene encoding 50S ribosomal protein L35, with the protein MPKLKTRKAAAKRFRATGTGKIVRRKAFKNHLLEHKSSNKKRSLSKSTLVHERDEDNVRLMLPYL; encoded by the coding sequence ATGCCTAAACTCAAGACTCGTAAAGCTGCGGCAAAACGTTTCCGTGCCACTGGTACAGGTAAGATTGTGCGTCGCAAAGCCTTCAAAAACCACCTTTTAGAACACAAATCTTCTAACAAAAAGCGTAGCTTGTCCAAGTCCACACTTGTACACGAACGCGATGAAGACAACGTGCGTTTGATGCTTCCTTATTTGTAA